CTCTCCGAGCGCAGCACGATTAAGTTTGACCTGGCGCCTCAGATGGCGGCTGAAGAAGGCGAACAAGCGCCGGATCTGGCTGTCGGCCAATAAGCCAGCGCGGGCATCGTCATTCCGCGGGCACCGCGTCCTGCGCCGCTTCGAGCTCCAGTCTGCGGGCCACATCGCCCGGCGATCCTGAGCCTCGAGCAATCAGCGCATAGGCCGTGGGGACGAATAGTACTGTGACCAGAACCGCGGCGACCACGCCAAACAGGATCACCACACCGATCGCTGCACGCGTTTCCGCGCCTGCCCCGGTCGAAAGGATCAGCGGCGCGGTACCGGCCGCCGTTGTCAAACCGGTCATCACGATTGGTCGCAGGCGCGCCATGGCCGCATCCTTCAGAGCCACCCGGAATTCCATGCCTTGGTCGCGCAGCTGATTGGCGAACTCGACGATCAGGATCCCGTTCTTGGCCGCCAGACCGACCAGCATGATGAGTCCGATCTGGGTATAGATGTTGAGGCTATTGCCCGTCAGCGACAGCCCCCATAAGCCACCGGCCAATGTCGCCGGAACACAGAGCATGATGATAATCGGGTGGCGGTAACTCTCAAATTGCGCCGCAAGCACCAGGAAGACGATGATGATGCCGATCGCAAACACGAACAGGATCGACGAGCCGGACGTTTTGAAATCCAGAGACTGGCCCTTGAAGTCGATCGTTGCCTCGTCCGGAAGGACATCGCGTGCGATGATCTGCATCCTGTCGAGTACCTCCCCGAGCGACGCATCAGGCAGCAGCCCGGCCTCAACCGTAATCGCGCGGACTCGGTTATAGCGGTTCAGGGTCGGACTATCCGCCATCGCCTCGACGCTGATCAGACTCGAAAGCGGAATGAGATTGCCGGACCTGGATGAGCGAACATAGATATTCTCAATATCGTTCGGATTGTTCTGATCGGAGCGCAATCCTTCAAGAATGACATCATACTCTTCGCCATTCTCAATGTAGGTTGTAACCCGTCGCGAGCCGAGCATGGTCTGAAGGGTGACGCCAATATCGGCGACGGTCACGCCGAGATCGGCGGCCCGGTCATAGTCGACCTGGATGCGGTATTGCGGCTGTGTCTCCTTATAGTCCCAATCAATATCAACCAGCCCCAGATCGCTGTCCTCAACCGCGTTGACGAAGGTTTCGCGCCATTCGGTCAAGGCTTCATAGGTTGGCCCGCCGATCACAAACTGGACCGGTTTTCCGGTACCGCCGCCGAGCCCTTGCCGCATGCGCGCAAACACTCTGACACCCGGTAAGTCGGCAAGCTTTCGATTGACTTCCGAGACAATCGTGTCGGCGTGGCGTCTCTGACTCCAATCGTTGAGAACGACGATGATGAAGGCCTGGTTGAAGGCCGATGAACCGAAGCCAGGCGCTCGGAACAAGAGACGGCGCACCTCCGGCGGCGCACCTTCCTGGCTCTCAGTGTAGGGTAGCAAGCGCCGCTCGATCTCATCGATATAGCGCTCCATAAAGCTGAAGGAGGCGCCTTCCGGCCCACGCACCGCCACAAAGAATGCCCCGCGATCCTCTCGCGGGACATATTCTTCGGTCACTGTTTGAGACAGGTGATACGTCGCTCCAAACAGGCCTGAGAGCGCGATCGCCACGAGCAGAGGGCGCGGGATCAAGATGTTGAGTATCCAGCCATAGCCTCGGCGCACGAGCCCGAATGCGCCATCTACGATCTTCGGCAACGCAGTCATAATCGTCCAGCGTTCGCTTGGCCGAGAGAGCAGTTTTGACGCCATCATCGGCGTCAGCGTCAAAGCCAAAAGGCTTGAGAAAATGACCGCCGCCGATATGGCCAGCGAGAACTCTGTGAACAGTCGTCCAATATCGCCTTGCAGAAAGGTGATTGGAACAAAGACTGCGACCAGCACCATCGTGGTCGCGATCACCGCAAAGCCCACCTGGCGTGTGCCTCTGAACGCGGCCACCAACGGGGTTTCACGATGCTCCTTCATTCGGCGAGATACATTCTCAAGCACCACGATCGCATCATCCACGACAAGGCCGATCGCCAAAACCATGGCC
This DNA window, taken from Hyphomonas sp. Mor2, encodes the following:
- a CDS encoding efflux RND transporter permease subunit — protein: MLLSDTAVKRPVFASVIALILVILGVVAFDRLSLREYPDIDAPIVTIDTRYAGASASVVETRITQIIEDRIAGVEGIRFINSSSSDGRSRISIEFGVNQDIDVAANDIRDRISGVLDNLPEDADPPEVEKADSNDDVIIWLNLAAENLTTPEISEYAQRNLVDRFSALDGVARVRVGGARDYALRIWIDRRALAARNLTVNDLEQALRRENIEAPAGSIESDMRSYTVRIDRAFQTPEDFSGLVVAEGTDGYLVRLGDVARVERGTVEDRNMFRGNGVPMVGLGIIKQSTANTVEVASAAKTLADQLNKTLPEGMEIARSFDSSVFISASIREVYTTLAIAVGLVTLVIFLFLGSLRATIIPAITVPISIIATCIVLYALGFSINLLTLLAMVLAIGLVVDDAIVVLENVSRRMKEHRETPLVAAFRGTRQVGFAVIATTMVLVAVFVPITFLQGDIGRLFTEFSLAISAAVIFSSLLALTLTPMMASKLLSRPSERWTIMTALPKIVDGAFGLVRRGYGWILNILIPRPLLVAIALSGLFGATYHLSQTVTEEYVPREDRGAFFVAVRGPEGASFSFMERYIDEIERRLLPYTESQEGAPPEVRRLLFRAPGFGSSAFNQAFIIVVLNDWSQRRHADTIVSEVNRKLADLPGVRVFARMRQGLGGGTGKPVQFVIGGPTYEALTEWRETFVNAVEDSDLGLVDIDWDYKETQPQYRIQVDYDRAADLGVTVADIGVTLQTMLGSRRVTTYIENGEEYDVILEGLRSDQNNPNDIENIYVRSSRSGNLIPLSSLISVEAMADSPTLNRYNRVRAITVEAGLLPDASLGEVLDRMQIIARDVLPDEATIDFKGQSLDFKTSGSSILFVFAIGIIIVFLVLAAQFESYRHPIIIMLCVPATLAGGLWGLSLTGNSLNIYTQIGLIMLVGLAAKNGILIVEFANQLRDQGMEFRVALKDAAMARLRPIVMTGLTTAAGTAPLILSTGAGAETRAAIGVVILFGVVAAVLVTVLFVPTAYALIARGSGSPGDVARRLELEAAQDAVPAE